The DNA segment CCTTTACTGATCATTTAAGCTTatatattccccacccccattcttgAATCACTAGAAAGTGTATCACTATTGTCCATCCAAGATCCACCTCATTGGTCATAGTCTTGGTGCTCACACTGCTGGAGAAGTAGGAAGACGACTTCGAAGCATTGGCAGACAATTTTCAGGCATTGGCAGAATAACTGGTATGAATTCCTATCAAACTGCATTTTAATCTGTGTtgtgtatacaccatacatttaaagcacatttcccccaaagaatcctaggaactgtatttTAATCCCACAGAGCTACAGGATTCTGTTTGGGGGACaagagatgtgctttaaatggatggtgtgaatgCCACATGAGAAAGCTTGATTGGTGAAAGATATTCAGTGGGAAAATGTGGGATCTCATCTGATTGATAAAGGCAAACCAGATGCTTACCTATGGCCAAGCTCGTTCAGCTGCAACATCACTAGGAAATGCTGGAAGTATAAGGACCATTGATAAAAATGCACAGTAACACAATTGCAAGTCAAGGCTTTACATCATATCAGTATAGCTGACTGAAAAAGATGTCATACATTCTGCATTTCATCTTTCTcaccacattccagccatgcagaagATTGGCAAAAGAAGGTGGGAGTGAAAAGAAAGGAGCTAGCAACAGGGAGTAGATGTGCTTTATCCTGATTTTTAGGACAAAAGATACTGGGTGGGCAAGGAGGTTTCTATAGTTTCATGTGATAGCGGATCATCATTTTGAGCCTTATTTACTGTGTCAGCATAAAGGCCTGGTGTAGATGTTACTGTTGAAGAAATTTAAAAGGGGTTCCTAGACCGGAGGTAGCACTTCCAGAAACCCAAAGAAAAGGGTGCAGGCTGCATGTAAAAATATAGGCCTTcattgaaataaaaatgttcaCAGGGACAGCCCAAAAAATAAAGAGGCTATGAAGTGACATACAGGAGCATGAACTCTTATACACTTCTATGCTAGCCTGTGATTACAAACAACCAATCAAAGGATTAGAACAACTTTCCCATAGCAATTACAATCCATAGTCATCATTTGAAATCAATCAGAGATCCTTAGCTAACCTACCCCAACCTTCTCATTATAACAATATGTCATTAAACACTGCCATCCTTCAAGaactaatttaattaattttcGATTAATTAAACTATTCCTTACCTTTCTACAACtgttattaataatttattattaatatatccTTTCTCTATGTTAAGTTAAAATTAAATGATACTGTTCCACCTAGCTAGTCTCCTTTCATTTATTCTCAATTTCTATCCTTTCATATTCGAATACAGAATTTTCTTAATCTCCACTTAAAACAATCTGTTGTTTTTTTCCTACTAGGAGGAGTTGGTGAGGGTTCATATATGGATTGCTGAAGAGCACTGCTAATATGTCCGCTCACCTTTTCCAGTGGGTGGGGTTGCAGCCAGGCATCCAGGCTGCTGCAGTGATCTGGCGGGGGGCAGAGATTGACACCCCCTTCGTGCCATCCCAACCACGTCATGGGCACTGGGTGGAGCCACACCCAGGGGTGGCCCTGCTATCCAATCAGCACTGATAGGGGGTGTGGCCGTGAAAAACATAAACCACAGTGCAGCCAGGGGCCTCTCCTCTCTCGCCCTTTGCTGAATCTCCCTACCCTCTCTTTTTTATGCTTTGCAATGACacaaccttgctatggacaaatgtCGTCTGCAATACTGTTGGGAttgggtaggatttttttccacttggcaaattggcaccagccatttggttttcgcctaccttgtagctatcgtcacaactttgtgaggttaggcattgggtaagcctttgtttggatggaggggaggttgtagcctctacctgcccctcctcattaagggtatCCGGGGGTGTGGATTCTTTCCGATGCCTGgacgtgggctagggccatgccatgaccacAATGGGGACCCCTCAGGCTGTCcatatttgatgtaagtcatagggctccccctattggtggtttacccttagatggACTCCCTTCAGATGGGCAGGAGTAGAGATATAGTCTGGCTATGCCCAGTGtctaagccaaaccactcacatttgtaaccaataaagttgtggcctatttgaacccataaacctaaATACTTATGTCCATGTGTTTATTAACCACTAGGGAAGTGTGGGTCACGGAGCCTTGGCACACAGCAAATATGGAGCTTTAACAAACCAAATAGAGTCCTAACACAGAGATAAAGGGAGACAGAAAAATCTCCTTCATTACCATTCCTAATCAGGTTGCAGAAGTGTCTCCCAAGCTTGGGatctcaaatgttgttggactacaacctccatcagcTCCAAGCAGcaaggctaatggtcagggatttgATGGGTTGTATCCTTGGacccaggaaaaaacaaaacaggtttgCTAATTCCTAACTGgattattttatgtttatttagGCTTGGATCCAGCTGGGATAGGTTTTGAAGGTTTCCCTGATATGGTCAGGCTGGATCCTTCCGATGCTCAATTTGTGGATGTCATACATACCAATGCTGGAAAGTTTCCCACGATAGGTAACTGCCAAACACACATGAATTTTGTGCTGAAAGTTGAAGCATGGACCAAACCATTTATTGCCCTATGAATCTGTTTCAGGATTTGGTATGTTCAATGCCACTGGTGATCTTGACTTTTACCCCAATGGTGGAAGGGTTATGCCGGGATGTGATGATAAGAATACAACACTAGTTGAAACTGACTTTGAAGGCTTTGATACAGGTAAGCCTGTCTGCATTGTTTATAGCAGGGGTTGCCAAactttttggaccagtgggcatAGTTCAAGTTTTGAAAGTGTGCTGGGGGCACCAGTCACAAGTATGGCTGCAATGGGGAGAGTGTCATATCATAAAATTAGAGAGACAACCACCATGACAACTTTATGTTTACCTTGGGAAGTCAGCTGTGTCCTACTGGTTCTAACTGTGGAGATCACATAATAATGATTACACACAGAGGTAACAACAACACCAGGAAGGTGGTCACATCACACACATTCTGATTTCACAGAAATCGCTTAGAAAGTACTTGCACATTTTGCACCATAACTtttttctaggagggctagagatttgaaagaaagaaagaaaggtcagAGTCCAAGGCAAAGGAACCAATGAAGGTGTTTGTGGGTACCATGTGCCCTGGTGAGCCCTGGTTTATAGCATATACATGCAGAGTCTGCTTATATAGCAAGCTTAAACCAGAAAGGGGGCAACTTGCTCCATTCCACGTGTGGCTTCTAATGTATATTTGTAATTTACTTTGCTTGTGCTATCTCTGCCATACTCTGTGATTTATAGGACCTGAGCTCTAGGATGGTGCTGTAGCATGCAAAATGTGCAGGTGCTATTCTTACATAGAGCCTTGAATTTAGTAGACAAGATTTGATAGATAGAGCACAAAGACCATCCACCACACTTAAATGTTGCATCCACATTTGTCCTGAATTGCATAAGTTGGTGTTTGTTGTACCATAAGTGATGTTGGATGGGGTTGTAAAGCTCTTCACTGAGGCTtgcagcttttcttttttctttttggcagaaATGGAGGGCGTTGGAAACTGTCACCACTCAAGAAGCCATGAGTACTATAGGTACAGCATTCTCTTTCCTGGAGGATTTGTTGCTTACCCATGTGAATCATATGAATCCTTCCAAGAGGTAAGCATGGTGGTCTAGTTTGATTAGATTATATCAGCATAGCAGGGCCAATACCAGACTTGGCAAGGGACATGGGACTTGGCACAGTGCCAATGAGGGGCCTTCCACCCCCACTCTGCAACTAGGGCAGGGCCTAGCATGTACTACAGATCTATGAAATCAATAAATATTCTGCATCTAAATTTTATTCCATAGAAGAATTGCATTTTCAAAGCTTTACTAGCAGAACTCAAGTTTCAAATGTTAATCTTACAAAACTTCTTTCTCACAGACTGACTGAGCCCAGTGTGAGACTTGAGAACAGATTTTACTAAAATGTAGTTAGGAATACAAAACACTctgtctctcttgctctctctttctccttcatgCTACATGCTGAGCCAacgcccagagagagagagactacacATAGTTTTTGCACACGCAAGCAATTTCATTAGCATATATAAACATTTGTAATAGTATTCAAACCTTGTGATTCAGTCACAACCTCAAGCTGCCTCACCTTGAGTGGAAAAAACACCAGTTCCATGGAAAAATACTGGCCATGTGCTTAAACATTCTTTACAGTAACTTGAAtacaatgcatttaaaatatcCAACATTTAATGTAATATTAAACATAAACTTGCACAGACTCCGTACACATCAAGGGTTAGGCACAAAGACTTTCAGAGCAGAATGTGAGCGTCAGGCAGCCTTGAATACCAACACCTCTCACTGTAGAAATTAAAGGCAATTCAACTATCCccatcccatcagtgcaaggatttctgcttgcacaacaggacttccccctccccctcagatCTACCCTGGAGAGTTGGGGGAACcactagaacagatttagggagtgtgcaggtggaggagaggggagaataaTCCATTGTGTAAGCAGAAACCTTGTGTTGATGGAACAAGAAAGTTAGAAGTATGTTGGTTACAATCCCATGAATCAGCTGCACTCCAAACCTTGTTTACCAGGGATTAAGTTCCATTGACTTCAACTAGACTTGCTTTTGAATActcagggttaggattgcaggtaTTGAGTACTCCAGGTTAGTATGGGGAAAATTgcagaacaaaaataataattcataccCCTCATAGGTTGAGACAATGAGGCGGAAGAGCAACAAAGGATACTTGAACTGACACCATAACAAATGTTTGAATGGAAAAAAGCAAATGCTCTCTTTACCAATGCATTATTTTCTCCTAGGGAAATTGCTTTCCATGCCCCAGAGAAGGCTGTCCAATGATGGGCCACTATGCTGATCGGTTCCATAATAAACTGAGGAATAACAACCCAAAGTACTTTTTAGATACAGCACCTAAGAAGCCATTTACCAGTAAGTGCACAAATTAAAGTCAGTTCAGTACAGATACACATGGGTGTCATTGCCGTGAAATCTGTTGATATACAAGACTCTTTTCAGCAGTCCATGCAGTGATCACAGTTTTGGGAATCAAAACAGGACACATAGCTGTGACTTCCCCATTGTTTtccatgcagagaaatgaacacGTTTTCAACTGGAATCATTTCCAAGTGCCAACACAGTGCAGGGACGATTGTTGTGGATTTTCTAATCCCAGGTGACCTTGTAAAAGCCCCAAGAATGTGTTTGAAGTTGCAAGGAACAGATTACAAAGTTCCTggtcagttttctctctctccaagtgtGAAGCCTTCAGTaggaaacatagaaagctgctttatgctgagtcagaccattggtccatctaactcagtacagtCTTCACTAACTAGCTGTTGCTCTTCGGGGTTTCAGACAgaaatcctacctggagatgccatggatagAACctaggacctcctgcatgcaaagcacttgttcttctactgagctacagcccatccCCAATGTGTGAAATGATTAAAGATCACATATCAACAAGCACAGGAAGCAATCACATATGCATGGATAATATTCACACACCTTCATGCTGCAATCCTAATTATGCATAACCAGGAAGCATATCTCTCTGACCTCAATGAGAttcatttattaaacataaaattCCCATTCCTAATTAGGATTGTCTAATTGGGCAATGTTGATGATTGAGGTACAAATAAATGCTGTTTTTCATGGGCAAAATACATAGGGAAAGGCAATGAAATACTTCACACATTTGGGCActgcacatttttcttttttccctttgtttttgctagttttaaaattcaaaggggggggggataattgggCCAAATGTAGCACCAGCTTCTTAAGAATTAAAGAAATtaagctcttcccacactgcaGTGGATTTAAAATCATACACCTTTAATTTTATATTAATAATCTAAGCTTCGAACCAACACAGCAACAGTGGCCTGGATCCAAATTTCAAGTAATGAAAGTCTTGTTCAACTCACCTCTTCCCAAATTTCTTAAATTTAAGGCTATTAAAGTAACCACGGTTGCTTTTTCATTTGCCTCAGGCATGAATGCTAAATGCATAGAATTCTTCCTCTCTATTTGCAGTTCTTGCTCTTCCTACTTTCATATCTTGATTCATTATATATTTATTGTGTAGGCTGGCTATATAATATATCGGTCAAGCTATCTGGAATGACAGGCGTGAAGGGAGAAATGGACATAGCTTTCCAAATGAAAGATGGAAAGACAAAAGAATACCAAATTGGGAGGTATGTTTTATGATATAGCGAAATAGCAGGTTTTGCAGTTTTGCTCATACATGATTCAATTAATCATCGTTAAACATGTTTATAAGTTGTGTGCAGATATTTCACAAGTCAGCTGTTCTGTTTATATGCTGTGATGTTAATGTACACGTAGTTTCGGTTGCCTGTCACCAGGGctatcttaagcatatgcggcgccggggtgcaaagatccgcccagtgcccctccccaggttgcccagtcccaggcgcgcaggagggcagagccggctGGTTGTCTCAGCATCTCACTGGCTCGGTTGCCCCTGAACTCGTGGtgcagagccgcccgcagcagaagagtccACCGCGGTGCTCTGACCGACGGGCAGGCTCTTCCCCAGATTCTACTCttgggccctggactctcggcctggcacccctgagagctcaGCGCTCGGGTGCCCCAAACCCCTactgcctatgggtaagacggccctgcctgtCACAGTTAAATAATTGCAGGTATGACAGTCCACAGCCTGCTGGTACTCTGAGGAATGTATAGGGCTGCTATGGACACCAACAATCTTTAACCTTAAATATGGAACCTACTTTTACTCTTTTGACtgtgcctctctctttctctgtatgTGTCTTTTGCCATCCCTGCTTCTCTTAAAAGAAATCCTAATATGATGCCTAAATAACACAAACAACTAAAACAATTAAATGATCAACCAGTCCTTACAATGGAGAACGGACAGCACTGTAAAAGTTCAGAGCAGATTTTATAACACCTTGATGCCCTCTTTTAGAAGTTGGTATGTAATAATAATGTGCAACAATTTCATGGATTTATTGGGTGATCTTTAACAAGTCAGGCTTTCAGCCTCACCTGCTCATCCATCTTGAAATATATGTACGTGAGTGACACGAAATGTGAATGAGCAACAATAATTCCGCAGATTACCTGACTATTAAATTGACAATTGCACAGCACAACTGTTATATTGATGCTCTCTAATGACTTTCATTGCTTGCCCATTTTCAGTGGCAGCCTTAACCAAGGGCAAACCTACTCAAAGCTCATCAGTGTCGAAATTAATCCTGTAAAAGCTTCAAGAGTTGAATTTATTTGGCATAAGAAGATCTTCACTTCACACTGGGCTAAACTGGGAGCTGAAAGAGTGCGCCTAGTCCGTGGAAAGGATGGGCATGAGTAAGTATGGCTATTCTGAATGTTTTGATTTCATGATTTATACCatcaggggcgggggggggggtgtcgtaatctgggcagcccaggacctccatgcaaaCTGCCCTGGCTTGTGCcctagagaggtcactttggtgctgcgaatgcagcaaaaacaatgcaggaggcagaaATTACAAGTTACCAGTCCCTGCGGTCACAGCATCCACTGAGATTCTTCAGTAGTCAGGGCCAGagctccccattcctgctttaaagACTACTTGGATGATTAACAATTCTGTTGGAACAAACCACAACTTTCCAGTTGAGAAAATCATGTACATTCCTTAACTTACCAGTCTTATGCTCACACTTGGCTATCTCTGCTTCTTTTCAACATTCAGCGAAATATATTGAGGAGGGGCAAGAAAAACTTATTGGAAGTGAGAGATTTATTGACATGGtggtttctgccttttctctcccaGATCTTTCTTTTGTGGCAGTGGGACAGCAACACATGGAGTTCCTCAAATACTTACACCTTGCTGAGCATTAAAAGGAAGCAGATTATGTATATGTAAACTACAAGAACATAGAACTACCTTTTTCACTTGGCCACTGAAAGAGCTTGAAGGTTTGAAACATAGTTGTGCTTCTTTCTTAGTCTGCTCTGTGCaaaatcatggtttgtttttaaaacaagaagTCATTATTATAATTTCTATCTGCTTCTAAATGCATGAAAGTACTGTAGACATAAAAAATGGATGTTTTGATGTATGCTGGGAGTTCATTCCAGATCCAGAACTGAATTGATTGACTTGATATGTCCAAAtggtgaaatgtgtgtgcgtatGTGTATTTCTATGTGTATGTTTAATAGGAATCTGTTGCTCACATTTCTACAGAGACATCCCACCTCACATTTTGAGCATCAAGTAGCAAAGCATGATATGTACATAACAATAGCTGCTCCAGACTACATTGAACCCTCATGCAAAATATTGTATTTAGTGCTTCGTAGAGATggtatattattttctgttacaATAGCTGTGTGCCTTTTAGCTGAAGAGCAGGGGTATGTATGCATTTTTTGTCAGACTAATTAATGaatggctgcaaaaaaaaaaacccacaataaaGAAATTGCAACAACTGAGTAAAAATGTTGCTTGCTTTCTTATTTTAGTACCCGTGATAGAATCCCAAACTCTCTCTACAAAAGTCTATAAATGGTGAGAGAatgccatctatctatctatctatctatctatctatctatctatctatctatctatctaatctatctatcatctatcatctatctatctatcatctatctatctatctatctatctatctatctatctatctatctatcatctatctatctatctatctatctatctatctatctatctatctatctatctgcttcATTTATCCAGTAAATTTATAAACTAATTCCT comes from the Podarcis muralis chromosome 6, rPodMur119.hap1.1, whole genome shotgun sequence genome and includes:
- the LOC114597456 gene encoding pancreatic lipase-related protein 2-like codes for the protein MIPIVWIGAFLLLGTAEANEVCYKDLGCFSDKPPWSGIPGRKLFGLPASPESMNISFLLFTRETGNLSQKLLYTEKSTVQNSYFSPLRKTRFVIHGFTSTGKYGWVVEMCLLLVKVENINCIAVDWEDGAKCTYFTAASNIRVLGAVTAYLINTLAKVYHYCPSKIHLIGHSLGAHTAGEVGRRLRSIGRQFSGIGRITGLDPAGIGFEGFPDMVRLDPSDAQFVDVIHTNAGKFPTIGFGMFNATGDLDFYPNGGRVMPGCDDKNTTLVETDFEGFDTEMEGVGNCHHSRSHEYYRYSILFPGGFVAYPCESYESFQEGNCFPCPREGCPMMGHYADRFHNKLRNNNPKYFLDTAPKKPFTSWLYNISVKLSGMTGVKGEMDIAFQMKDGKTKEYQIGSGSLNQGQTYSKLISVEINPVKASRVEFIWHKKIFTSHWAKLGAERVRLVRGKDGHESFFCGSGTATHGVPQILTPC